The following proteins are co-located in the Streptococcus downei MFe28 genome:
- a CDS encoding YigZ family protein, whose amino-acid sequence MNYRTIGKDTSFEEDIKKSRFICQLKRVETEEEARHFIATIKKEHHKANHSCSAMIIGQDSQIKRSSDDGEPSGTAGVPMLTILEKQGLTNILAVVTRYFGGIKLGAGGLIRAYSGVVAHTIEKGSLVEVKEQEGILLELTYPQYQTLANFLADQGLQEQDTEFSDKVRTTIYVDPHQVDKCLSDLIEFYQGKVKGQKAGSQIVEVPLN is encoded by the coding sequence ATGAATTATAGAACCATTGGTAAAGATACTAGCTTTGAAGAAGACATCAAAAAATCCCGCTTCATCTGTCAGCTCAAACGAGTCGAAACAGAAGAGGAAGCTAGACATTTTATCGCAACTATCAAAAAAGAGCACCATAAGGCCAACCACTCCTGTTCTGCTATGATTATTGGCCAGGATTCTCAGATCAAGCGTTCTAGTGACGATGGCGAACCTAGCGGGACGGCTGGGGTGCCTATGCTGACGATTTTGGAGAAACAAGGATTAACCAATATTCTTGCCGTCGTTACTCGTTATTTTGGGGGCATTAAACTGGGAGCAGGTGGACTCATTCGTGCCTATTCTGGCGTGGTCGCCCACACTATTGAGAAAGGGAGTCTGGTCGAGGTCAAAGAACAAGAAGGTATTCTACTGGAATTGACCTACCCCCAATATCAGACCCTAGCCAATTTCTTAGCTGATCAGGGTCTGCAAGAACAGGACACCGAATTTTCCGACAAGGTTCGCACGACGATTTATGTTGACCCCCATCAGGTAGACAAGTGCCTTTCAGATCTGATAGAATTTTACCAAGGAAAGGTCAAGGGTCAAAAGGCTGGCAGTCAAATTGTTGAGGTCCCCTTAAATTAA
- the cysK gene encoding cysteine synthase A, with amino-acid sequence MTKIYDNVTELIGKTPIVKLYKSVPEGAADVYVKLESFNPGSSVKDRIALAMIEDAEQKGLLKPGGIIVEPTSGNTGIGLAWVGAAKGYKVIITMPETMSVERRKIIQAYGAQLVLTPGSEGMKGAIQKAKDLAAEIGGWVPLQFNNPANPAIHESTTGAEIIDAFGPKGLDAFVAGVGTGGTLSGVSHALKKVNPEVKIYAVEADESAILSGDKPGPHKIQGISAGFIPDTLDTKSYDGIVRVKSDDAIATGRVIGGQEGFLPGISSSAAIYAAIQVAKELGAGKKVLALLPDNGERYLSTNLYDFES; translated from the coding sequence ATGACAAAAATCTATGATAATGTTACGGAATTGATTGGCAAAACGCCCATTGTCAAGTTGTATAAAAGTGTCCCTGAAGGTGCTGCTGATGTTTATGTTAAATTAGAGTCCTTCAACCCTGGTTCTTCTGTCAAAGACCGAATTGCCTTGGCCATGATTGAAGATGCCGAACAAAAAGGGCTCTTAAAGCCAGGCGGTATCATTGTTGAACCAACCAGCGGAAATACCGGTATCGGTTTAGCCTGGGTCGGGGCTGCCAAGGGATACAAGGTTATCATCACTATGCCTGAAACCATGAGTGTCGAACGTCGCAAGATTATTCAGGCCTATGGTGCTCAGCTGGTTCTGACACCTGGTAGCGAAGGGATGAAGGGGGCCATTCAGAAGGCCAAGGATTTGGCTGCCGAAATCGGCGGTTGGGTTCCTTTGCAATTTAACAACCCGGCTAACCCTGCTATCCATGAATCTACTACTGGGGCGGAAATTATTGACGCCTTCGGTCCAAAAGGATTAGATGCCTTTGTTGCTGGTGTCGGCACAGGCGGCACTCTCTCTGGGGTTTCCCACGCCCTTAAAAAAGTTAATCCAGAGGTTAAAATCTACGCTGTTGAAGCAGATGAGTCTGCCATTCTTTCAGGTGATAAGCCAGGACCCCATAAGATTCAAGGAATCTCTGCCGGCTTTATTCCTGATACCTTGGATACCAAATCCTACGATGGAATCGTTCGGGTCAAGTCCGATGATGCTATCGCAACAGGCCGTGTCATTGGTGGCCAAGAAGGTTTCTTGCCGGGCATCTCTTCATCTGCAGCCATCTATGCAGCCATTCAAGTTGCAAAAGAATTAGGAGCTGGTAAAAAAGTTCTGGCCCTCTTACCTGATAACGGAGAACGCTACTTATCCACCAATCTCTATGATTTCGAAAGCTAA
- a CDS encoding S1 RNA-binding domain-containing protein, with translation MKIGEKYKGVITGVKPYGAFVALENGTTGLIHISEIKTGYIENIFDTLKLDQEVLVQVLDYDEFSQKASLSMRTLEEERHHFSHRHRFSNSRYKIGFKPLADNMDTWIQEGLDYLK, from the coding sequence ATGAAAATTGGGGAAAAATATAAGGGGGTTATCACCGGTGTTAAGCCTTACGGTGCCTTTGTTGCCCTTGAAAATGGGACAACGGGTTTAATCCATATCTCAGAAATTAAGACTGGCTATATTGAAAATATCTTTGATACTCTTAAATTGGATCAGGAAGTTCTTGTTCAGGTTCTTGATTATGATGAATTTAGCCAAAAAGCCAGCCTATCTATGCGGACCCTGGAAGAGGAGAGACACCACTTTTCTCACCGCCATCGCTTCTCTAATAGCCGCTATAAGATTGGCTTTAAACCCCTAGCAGATAATATGGACACTTGGATTCAAGAGGGCTTAGATTATCTAAAATAA
- a CDS encoding bifunctional Cof-type HAD-IIB family hydrolase/peptidylprolyl isomerase, with protein sequence MDAKTKYKAKKIKAVFFDIDDTLRVKDTGYMPESIKKVFKELKKKGIITGIASGRARYGVPQEVQDLNADYCVKLNGAYVKDKDKKIIFQHPIPADLVRSFKAWADEIGIYYGLAGRHEAVLSCRNDVVSDAIDIVYSDLKVNPDFDKNHDIYQMWTFEDTLEDLELPADLAEQLRLVRWHDHSFDVVLKDTSKALGVSKLLDYLHLQPENVLFFGDGPNDLEMFDYVGLKIAMGNAVPELKEKADFVTKTVEEDGILYALEELGLVEKELHFPQLDLEKHDGPTATIKTNQGNLRVKLFPEQAPKTVANFIALAKDGYYDGVIFHRIIPDFMIQGGDPTGTGMGGESIYGQKFEDEFSEELYNLRGALSMANAGPNTNGSQFFIVQNKNFPYSAKELKRGGWPEAIADAYVAGGTPHLDRRHTVFGQLADQESFEVLDKIAAVETGAQDKPLEDVSIETIEVED encoded by the coding sequence ATGGACGCAAAAACAAAGTATAAGGCGAAAAAAATTAAGGCGGTCTTCTTTGATATTGATGATACCCTTCGTGTCAAGGATACAGGTTACATGCCGGAATCCATTAAAAAGGTTTTTAAGGAACTAAAGAAAAAAGGGATTATCACGGGTATCGCCTCCGGTCGGGCTCGTTACGGTGTCCCCCAAGAGGTTCAGGATTTAAATGCCGATTACTGTGTCAAATTGAATGGGGCTTATGTCAAGGATAAGGATAAGAAGATTATTTTTCAACATCCTATTCCTGCTGACTTAGTCCGCTCCTTTAAGGCTTGGGCGGATGAAATCGGGATTTATTATGGACTAGCAGGTCGCCATGAGGCTGTCTTATCTTGTCGCAACGATGTTGTCAGTGATGCCATTGATATTGTTTATTCCGATTTAAAAGTCAATCCAGATTTTGATAAGAACCACGACATTTACCAAATGTGGACCTTTGAAGATACTTTGGAGGATTTGGAATTACCAGCCGATTTAGCTGAGCAATTACGCTTGGTTCGCTGGCACGACCATTCCTTTGATGTGGTGCTTAAGGATACTTCTAAGGCTTTAGGGGTCTCAAAGTTACTTGATTATTTGCATCTGCAACCAGAGAATGTGCTCTTCTTTGGGGATGGCCCCAATGACCTAGAAATGTTTGACTATGTTGGCCTCAAGATTGCCATGGGGAATGCCGTTCCCGAACTCAAGGAAAAAGCAGACTTTGTTACAAAAACAGTAGAAGAAGATGGTATTTTATATGCCTTGGAGGAATTAGGTTTGGTTGAAAAAGAATTACACTTCCCACAATTAGATTTAGAAAAGCATGACGGGCCCACCGCCACTATTAAAACGAATCAAGGAAACTTGAGGGTGAAGCTCTTCCCTGAGCAGGCACCTAAAACCGTGGCTAATTTTATTGCCTTAGCTAAGGATGGCTACTATGATGGTGTCATCTTCCACCGGATTATTCCTGATTTTATGATTCAAGGAGGAGACCCAACTGGTACCGGCATGGGTGGCGAGTCCATCTATGGCCAAAAGTTTGAAGATGAATTCTCTGAAGAGCTCTACAATCTGCGTGGTGCTCTTTCCATGGCTAATGCTGGTCCCAATACCAATGGTAGTCAGTTCTTCATTGTTCAAAATAAGAATTTCCCCTACTCAGCCAAGGAGTTGAAACGAGGAGGTTGGCCTGAAGCGATTGCTGATGCCTATGTAGCAGGCGGAACGCCTCATTTGGACCGTCGTCATACGGTCTTTGGCCAATTGGCTGACCAGGAATCTTTTGAGGTTCTGGATAAAATTGCTGCGGTCGAAACAGGAGCCCAAGATAAGCCACTTGAAGACGTCTCTATCGAAACAATTGAGGTTGAAGACTGA
- a CDS encoding fructose-6-phosphate aldolase gives MEFLLDSLNLEAIKKWQEILPLAGVTSNPSIAKKEGKIDFFQRLKEVRRIIGLDASLHVQVVAKDYQGILRDAQKIRQETDEQIYIKIPVTPDGLAAIKTLKTQGYNITATAIYTTMQGLLAISAGADYLAPYYNRMENLSIDSGQVIKELAQAIERMGSSSKILAASFKNVAQVTNALAQGAQAVTAGPDVFEAAFAMPSIDKAVADFAADWQACQGKDSI, from the coding sequence ATGGAATTTTTATTAGATAGTTTGAACTTAGAGGCTATAAAAAAATGGCAGGAAATTTTACCCTTGGCTGGTGTTACCTCAAATCCCAGTATTGCCAAAAAAGAAGGAAAAATTGATTTCTTCCAACGGCTGAAAGAGGTCAGACGAATTATCGGTTTGGATGCCAGTCTCCATGTCCAGGTCGTTGCTAAAGATTATCAAGGGATTTTAAGGGATGCTCAGAAGATTCGTCAAGAGACAGACGAGCAGATCTATATTAAAATTCCAGTGACTCCAGATGGTTTGGCAGCCATTAAAACCTTAAAGACTCAAGGTTATAATATTACAGCGACAGCCATTTACACTACCATGCAGGGCCTGTTGGCTATTTCTGCAGGGGCTGATTATTTGGCACCCTACTATAATCGCATGGAAAATCTGTCCATCGATTCTGGACAGGTGATTAAGGAATTAGCTCAAGCGATTGAACGAATGGGTTCGTCCAGTAAGATTTTGGCAGCTAGTTTCAAAAACGTTGCGCAAGTGACTAATGCTTTGGCTCAAGGGGCACAAGCCGTAACAGCTGGACCTGACGTTTTCGAGGCAGCCTTTGCCATGCCTTCAATTGACAAGGCTGTTGCTGACTTCGCAGCAGATTGGCAGGCTTGTCAAGGTAAGGATAGCATCTAA